CTGCAGTTCTGGCCATCTGCTTTCTGGACACGTCCATGGGGATGTCCCACAGGCATTCACACGCAACATGTCCCAAACTGTGAGCTCACCTCTTTCTCCCGTGCGCTCGTGCTGTCTGTCCCACCCAGTCAGTGTTCTCTCTCCCTGAATGGCACCTCCATCCGCCCAGATGCCCGGCTCAGACCGGAGCCTCGTCTGGCCCTTTCCTCCCTGCAGGCTTCAGCTGGCTCCCAGGGCTGGTCAGTTCTGACTCCCAGGTGATGCCGGGCAATCCTGGGGTCCCTTCCCATCTTTCTAGCCCCAGTGATCTGCTCAACATCTCTGCTATCTCTGCGGTCATTCCTTCCCTTGTCCTGACCTCAGGGGTTATGACTTACAGGAGTTTCATACTGCTGAGGGTAACCAGAGTTTGCAGAGagtgatctttttttctttcccttacgAGTTCGGGTCCACGTTGCCCCTGTGACTGTGACGTGTGTGCATACTGCAACTGCTTTCTTGGGAGGGTGCCGTTCTAGATCTTACTCTAGAAATTGCACTGAATCCATAGCCTGTCTGATCCCTGACACAGTGTGGACTGAATGACAGTTCATAGTTATGGTGATCATGAGTTTCGGGGTTTCATGATCATGAGTTCTAGGGTTTCTCAGAATCCACGGCACCTGTGCTTGTCTCTAGACCCCGGGGCAGAACCTCCAGGTTGGGTCCTGGGGGACGGAGTCCTCACCAGGCTCTGACCAAAGGCCGCCTGCCCTCCAGGGCCCTGTTTGACTACGACAAGACCAAGGACTGTGGCTTCCTGAGCCAGGCTCTGAGCTTCCGCTTTGGGGATGTGCTGCATGTCATCGACGCCAGTGACGAGGAGTGGTGGCAGGCGCGGCGGGTCCACTCTGACAGCGAGACTGATGACATCGGCTTTATCCCCAGCAAACGGCGGTGAGCCTTTCTGCCCCAGGCACTGACGCTCCCAAGGTCCCCAGGCTGGGCAGCCAGTAGGGAGGACATGGGTCTGCCTACTGACTCCTTGGGAATCCGTCTGCTGGGCCTTCCCAGCAGCACCATGACTCACATGAGCACTTCTGGCAAACGCCTCATTTAGGAGCACGGGGCCCAGGGGCTGCTGAGAGATGGGGTTCTCAGCTGGCCCGGGGTGAGGCCATCGGGCTCCTCATGGGCATTTCCCTACACGCCCCCCCACCATCCCTCCATGTATCCCACAGGGTTGAGCGACGGGAGTGGTCAAGGTTAAAGGCCAAGGTAGGTAGAGGAGGCCGTGAGCTTGGGTGGAAGAGTGGGGGGCTCGTGGGCCTGGACTCTTGACCAATCGCATGGCTTGCTCTTTCTTCCTAGGATTGGGGCTCCAGCTCTGGATCACAGGGTACGTAGGGTCAGTTTGGGAAGACCTGAGGTGAGAGGGGCCCTGAGCCTCGCACAgggccccaggtcccctgcatcagaGCCCCCTTGCCGACGCCCTGCCTCCCACTAGGTCGAGAAGACTCGGTCCTGAGCTACGAGACGGTGACACAGATGGAAGGTGAGGTCTGGCTGTGCGACCTGGCCCAGCCACCCCTGCTCCCTGCTCTGCTCCCCACCTGACCCCGCACTCTCTCCTCAGTGCACTACGCTCGCCCCATCATCATCCTCGGGCCCACCAAGGACCGTGCCAATGATGATCTCCTCTCCGAGTTCCCCGACAAGTTTGGATCCTGTGTTCCCCGTGAGTGCCGGGGCCTTGGAATGGGTAGGGCCCAAGCGGTCACACAGGCAGAGCCGCTTCCGGGCATTGGGGTGCAGCCGGACATACGGGTTCTCAGAGAAGGGTGCTTCTCAGCCACCCTCATGTTCCATGGTGACCTTGCCAGGCCGGGGACTTGGAGGACCCGGGGTTGCTGAGGAAGTCTCCCCAGCTGCCCCCTTCCCTGAAGGACTGGCTGGGCACTCTGCGGTGCGGGGGGGTCGCTGTAGGCAGGGTTTAAGCTAGAGGGATGGTGGTTAGATCTTTGGGTGGTGGGGTGACTTCCTGGCAGATACGACACGGCCCAAGCGGGAGTATGAGATAGATGGCCGGGATTACCACTTCGTGTCATCCCGGGAGAAAATGGAGAAGGACATCCAGGCGCACAAGTTCATTGAGGCCGGCCAGTACAACAGCCACCTGTATGGAACCAGCGTCCAGTCCGTGCGCGAGGTGGCCGAGCAGGTAGGAGCCGCGGCGCCGTCCTCCTGCCCGCCCCCCGTGGCCTTCCTTTAGCTCTCTAACacgctctctctctgtctcttccctgCTGGGTCTCCACTCCGCTTCTCCACCTCCTGCTCCTCTTGGGCAACTCTGCCCGCCTGCTCTCTGGTGCCccgctctccctgcctccctccctcccttggtcCCTGACCCCAAACTCTGCTCTGCCAtctgtcccctctcctcccctgccctcctccttgCCCCATTTCACCTCTCTTCCTGCGGCCTTGCCCTTGGTGGCTCGGCCTCCCCCCACTCGGTCCCTCCCTTCTGCCGGCTCCCCTTtggccctctcccctctcccctcccactcctctgcccccaccttctccctgctgcccccaccctgccctctccctccatGGCTCCTTTCTccatctgcctctcctccctcccatctgTCTCTCCTTGTTCCTTCCATCTGTCTGTCCTCTGTccgtcctcccctccctcctctctctatcctacttcctcccctccctcctccctctatcctacttcctttctcctttttctttgcttctcgcgacccccccccccccgccttgcTCTGCCCCATCTTTTGGTTCCTcacacctccctccttccccccactccctccctcctgtgcTGACCCCTCCCTTGCCCTCCGTCTGCCCCTCgcctttttctctctgtctttcattCTGTCTATCCATACCTTTCCTGCCTCAACTCTCTCTGTCCGCGTGTCTTTCGACATCCATGTCATTTCCCTTTCGGCCAATCCCCCGTTCCCTACCTTCCCATGAACTGTGTCCTCTCCTGGCACCTGTGTCCTTTCCCGCCACCTGCTGGTCCGCCTCCGCccccccctgcccgcccccaggGGAAGCACTGCATCCTCGATGTCTCGGCCAATGCCGTGCGGCGGCTGCAGGCGGCCCACCTGCACCCTATCGCCATCTTCATCCGCCCCCGCTCCCTGGAGAATGTGCTGTGAGTATGGTCCCGGGGGGCTTCCCCTCTGCTCGCCCACACCTGTGGCTCTGGGCCTCAGAAGGCCTCTGTGTTGAACTGTTCCCTCAGAACCCTAGACAGCAGCTCCGGCAGCCCTTCAGGGAAATCTGCACCTAGAGCTGGAACCCAGAGGATACTGGGACTCCCAggcctctttccttttctcctgcccCGGGCTAGGCAGGACTACAACTCCCAGCAACCCCTGGGGGTACACACCTTCTAGGCCGAGCCAGGGCTTCGGGGCTGTCGGGAGTTAGAGTCTTAATCCCTTCACTGGGGCTGCCGGCtggaaggctgaggctctggagaGGTCCCTGGAGTGGCCACACCCGGCTGGGGTGGATCATGGGGAGGGGGCCCGTCTGTGGCCCCAGAGGTTATTGggaattgtttttttgtttgtttgtttgttttttgcggtacgcgggcctctcactgttgtggcctctcccgttgcggccgcgcaggctcagtggccgtggctcacgggcctagctgctccgcgtcatttgggatcttcccggaccggggcaggaacccgtgtcgcctgcatcggcaggcggactctcaaccactgcgccaccagggaagcccaggaattgtATTTTTTGCTTCGTGCTCCAGATGAGAAAATACTGGTTGCGACCTCACAGCTCTGGATGGAGGAGATAAAAGGTGGGGCAGGACCCACCCTCAGGTCTGTGTGTCTCTCACTGTCCACAGAGAGATTAATAAGCGGATCACAGAGGAGCAAGCCCGCAAAGCCTTCGACAGAGCCACCAAGCTGGAGCAGGAATTCACAGAGTGCTTCTCAGGTGAGGTGCACACAAGGCACCTTTGGTTCAGATTCAAAGAGGGGGCCCCCACTGGGTGGGTGGTTTAGAGAGAGGTGTCCCCTTTGGGTGGGTGCagccccgcggcatgtggataGGAGAATTAGAAAAAGGTGCCCCTCTGGGCCTGACTCCCTGCTCCCCCCCTACCCCCAGCCATCGTGGAGGGAGACAGCTTTGAGGAGATCTACCACAAGGTGAAGCGCGTCATCGAGGACCTCTCAGGCCCCTACATCTGGGTCCCAGCCCGAGAGAGACTCTGATTCCTGCCCTGGCTTGGCCTGGACTCGCCCCGCCTCCATCACCCAGGCCCTTGGTCTGGACTGAATTGCCCACGCCCTTcgcacctccagcctccctcccaccccttcttatttatttcctttctaacTGGATCCAGCCCATTGGAGGGGGGACACTCCTCTGCATGTATCCCCGCACCCCAGAACTGGACTCCTGAACCCCAGGAACCTGGGGTCTGGGGGGGAGCCCTGGGCTCCTGATCCCGAGCCCTAGCTCCTTAGGACCCCTCGCCCCTGCCCGCCCCCAACGCACACACAGACCCACCAGGGGCCACCTGCCTTCCCCCATCTTCTCCCACACACATTGCGGAAGTCAGGGCCCCCTTCAAGGAGCACCCCACTGCAGGGATGCAGGGCTACAGGCCACCGCGCTCTCCCGAGGCAGGGTCTGGGGTCATCCCTGCCCCCATCATAACTCCCCCTGTCCCttgatttctcatttatttttttccattttttttcttctcaaaggtGGTTTTTGGGGGGATAAGTAGGGGGACTCCACTGTGAGCCCCCTGCTTTCTACATGCCCCCCACCTTTTTTCTTTGCCGGTTTGCATGAGTGGAAGGTCTaactgtggctttttttttttttttcctgggatttttttttgggggAATGGGGAGGGATGGGTCTAGGGAGCGGGAATGTGGggggggcagggttgggggtaGGGTGTCTGGGAACCAGGGGAAGACTGgaaatgctgccgccttctgcaatttatttattttttcttttgagagaGTGAAAGGAAGAGACAGATACTTGAAACCTGGTGTGTGGCCTGGTTATTTGGGCCCCGGGTGAGGGGGGAGACCGGGTGGGAGCATAGGGATGGGTCTGGTAAGGTCAGATCCTTCTTCCCCCCCCTCTGCACTCCCCACCCCACAGGATAGAGTGGCCTGAAACGGGCCTTGTTGGAACCTGCAAATCAAGGCTTCAGGGTCTATAATGAAGaatgggcctgggggtggggtggggcggggctggagCTTGGTCCAAGGTCACTGACAGACCCAGAAAGAGGACTTGCAAATGTAGCCCAGCCCTGACCACTCCCCTGGGCTGTCTCAGTCCTGTCGGGCAGCACAATGGTCTCTAAAGAAAATAGTGAGGACACTTCATTCATGTTTGGAGCCGTGGACAGAGCTGGGCTCTGGCAGTGACCTTCAGAGAGGTTTGCTGATAAGAAATGCTGTGTGAATATTCATTGGATTTCTTTATGTCTGCCCCATCTCTATAGGAAATATTTGAAGCAGTTTTGCAAATAATAAGGGTAGGAAAATAGAATGTGATACCAAAGGTAAAAATAGGAGAAACAGATGTATTAGCTATGAGGGTAAATATGATTTCTGAGCTTCCTGGTAGACAGGGCAAAAAGGGAAATGGTccattacatacatacatacatacatatacatgtatgttgtGTATgttatgaaggagaaaaacttctGGCTCTTTTAGGGAGTCAGGTTTTCCTGGGCCCTAAATCCTAACTGAAGTTTCTCAGATGCTGCTCTGTAGATACTCGTTCTCAGCTTCCCATCTGCCACTGTTCATATGCTTGACAGGCTCCCCTCACACCAGCCTCAACTGCAGCATAGATGAGCCATTGCTGACACCAGCTGGGGGATCCCACCTACCTCTTTCTATCTCGCATTCAGGGACCCCAGGGAGGAAGGCTGAGGTGGGGTGGTTAAGTCCTGAACTGTGCAAAAGGGTAATTTTGTAGCCACTCCTGCCAGATTTGAGAGTTGGATGGAAAAGACCAACCCCCGGGGCAGTGTTGGGGGGCAGCGTTGGGGGGTGCTGCCCTGGCCTGACCAGATCCAAGGCTAGAGGTGGAGATCCCCAGAGGTGTGGCCCTTAAAGCAGGGGTCCTCTCTGGATCACCCTGCTGGTTTTTGAGCAGCACTCAATCCAGCAGAGGCCAGTCCTGGGGGTGGGActgggggggggcggtggtgtCTGCCTTTCAGGAAACGtcgcaggtgattctgatgtctTGCTGGATGGAGAAGCACCGCCTTTTCCAATAACCCTTCTTTTAGCTTGATTCTGCGTAGGAGCAAATGGTTTGAGGCTGTGCTCACATTCTCTGCCATTGGCTGAAGGGAGAAAGCTGTGAGCTGAGGAAGCTGTGTGCAGGTAACCCGTCTGCATCTAGGGGGTTAAGGAGAGTTCACTGAGAAGGGGTGAAATCCCCTAGTTGTGCATGCGTTATGTTTTAGGTTACAACACTAATACACATACCTTACAAAACtgcaaataaatatagaaatacgCGTGGTTAAAGAAAAGTTCTTTCCCCATCTCATTCCACATACTCCTCAGAGGGAAGCATGTTAGCAGTTTGGGATGTATTCTTCCAAATCTATAAAGAGCTCTTTCCTGTCCCTTTAGGGAGACCACATGTGCTTGAGTGGTAGGCGCGCTGGGTTCCCACACAGACTGGAGTTCAAAGCCTgatcctcttttttttatttttttttcccgcttttatttatttttaaatttattatttttaaaaagcctggcTCCTCTTCACCCCCTctgtttttttcaacaaatactaaTTTGGATCTTCCTTGGTGCCAGTGTTTGAAATGCTGGGAACACAGTGTCCCTGCCCTCGGGGAACTTGGGGGGCCTACCCAGTGGGGACAGAGAGTAGCAAGTAAAGGAATGCA
This sequence is a window from Pseudorca crassidens isolate mPseCra1 chromosome 19, mPseCra1.hap1, whole genome shotgun sequence. Protein-coding genes within it:
- the DLG4 gene encoding disks large homolog 4 isoform X7 yields the protein MKSEPLTRRRGQAPQHGLSLYSDNQAYSQHLDNEISHSSYLGTDYPTAMTPTSPRRYSPVAKDLLGEEDIPREPRRIVIHRGSTGLGFNIVGGEDGEGIFISFILAGGPADLSGELRKGDQILSVNGVDLRNASHEQAAIALKNAGQTVTIIAQYKPEEYSRFEAKIHDLREQLMNSSLGSGTASLRSNPKRGFYIRALFDYDKTKDCGFLSQALSFRFGDVLHVIDASDEEWWQARRVHSDSETDDIGFIPSKRRVERREWSRLKAKDWGSSSGSQGREDSVLSYETVTQMEVHYARPIIILGPTKDRANDDLLSEFPDKFGSCVPHTTRPKREYEIDGRDYHFVSSREKMEKDIQAHKFIEAGQYNSHLYGTSVQSVREVAEQGKHCILDVSANAVRRLQAAHLHPIAIFIRPRSLENVLEINKRITEEQARKAFDRATKLEQEFTECFSAIVEGDSFEEIYHKVKRVIEDLSGPYIWVPARERL